A single region of the Marinobacter salinisoli genome encodes:
- a CDS encoding sulfurtransferase TusA family protein, producing the protein MLLHNRINDVAEGQLLRVLATDPSTTRDIPRFCQFLGHELVREQEQNGVFTYLIRKGEA; encoded by the coding sequence ATGTTGCTTCATAACCGGATCAACGATGTAGCCGAGGGTCAGCTGCTGAGAGTGCTGGCAACGGATCCCTCAACTACTCGGGACATCCCGCGTTTCTGTCAGTTCCTTGGTCATGAGCTGGTGCGCGAACAGGAGCAGAACGGTGTGTTCACCTACCTGATTCGCAAGGGCGAGGCCTGA
- a CDS encoding MarR family winged helix-turn-helix transcriptional regulator, protein MAESDNPLALDNQICFALYAANRAMTARYRPLLVELNLTYPQYLVMLVLWEGEGAGDVIRVSDLGHRLRLDSGTLTPLLKRLADRGLIERRRSEQDERVVTVLLTDHGRALRNQAKSVPERLMCGLGVDENRLKALRQELRDVLKSLETLAPSD, encoded by the coding sequence ATGGCTGAATCCGATAACCCCCTCGCGCTGGACAATCAGATCTGCTTCGCGTTGTATGCGGCTAATCGCGCAATGACGGCCCGCTATCGCCCATTGCTGGTGGAGCTGAATCTGACCTATCCCCAGTATCTGGTGATGCTGGTGCTATGGGAAGGTGAGGGCGCAGGTGATGTCATCCGGGTGTCTGATCTGGGGCATCGGTTGCGGTTGGATTCGGGCACGCTCACGCCCCTGCTCAAGCGGCTGGCAGACCGCGGGCTCATTGAGCGGCGGCGAAGCGAGCAGGATGAGCGGGTTGTGACGGTGTTGTTGACCGACCATGGCCGGGCGCTCAGGAATCAGGCGAAGTCCGTGCCCGAGCGACTAATGTGTGGTCTTGGCGTCGATGAAAACCGGCTCAAGGCCCTGCGGCAGGAGCTCAGGGATGTTCTGAAATCGCTGGAGACGCTGGCGCCCAGCGATTGA
- a CDS encoding elongation factor P hydroxylase encodes MNLSPNDLIMLFNDVFRERYRTILVKGSYEPEYIPAQSPEAFARIVFAHGYFSSALHEISHWCIAGAHRRTLHDYGYWYCPDGRTAEQQHAFEQVEVKPQAIEWLFALAAGARFHISVDNLSGDGASDEAGFRQKVRAQAERYLFQGLPERANEFFNALQSFYGTRESIIKDWRQDADRIAPLTCASNFSRKIETV; translated from the coding sequence ATGAATCTCAGTCCAAACGATCTTATCATGCTGTTCAATGACGTGTTCCGGGAAAGATACCGGACAATTCTCGTCAAGGGCAGTTACGAACCTGAATACATTCCTGCCCAGAGCCCTGAGGCGTTTGCAAGGATTGTGTTTGCGCACGGCTATTTTTCCAGTGCGCTGCATGAAATCAGTCACTGGTGTATTGCCGGTGCGCATCGACGCACACTTCACGACTACGGTTACTGGTATTGTCCCGATGGCCGAACCGCAGAGCAGCAGCACGCGTTTGAACAGGTCGAGGTGAAGCCTCAGGCCATTGAGTGGCTGTTTGCCCTTGCCGCAGGTGCGCGATTCCACATCAGCGTCGATAACTTGTCCGGAGACGGGGCAAGCGATGAAGCCGGATTCCGGCAAAAGGTCAGGGCGCAGGCCGAGCGTTACCTGTTTCAGGGACTGCCTGAGCGGGCGAACGAATTTTTTAATGCATTACAATCATTTTACGGCACGAGGGAGAGCATCATTAAGGATTGGCGACAAGACGCCGACCGAATAGCGCCTCTGACGTGCGCATCGAATTTTTCGAGGAAAATTGAGACTGTATGA
- a CDS encoding DEAD/DEAH box helicase, with translation MTSDPKHTGDLRFRDLNLDKRLLDAITSIGFEYCTPIQAETLPWTLACEDLIGQAQTGTGKTAAFLITAVQALLEIPIPEKERFASEPRVLALAPTRELAMQIAKDAEQLCQYTGHNVVTVVGGMDYDKQRDQLQNQVVDILVATPGRLIDFLGSQDVFLDQLDILILDEADRMLDMGFIPDVKRIIRKCPLKEDRQTLLFSATFNQDVLNLASMWTKNAEFVEIEPEQKTAERVEQTVFLVGDDDKVQVLVNYLKRPEVDKAIVFANRRDQCRDLEEDLRNQGVKVALMSGEIAQNKRLKTLDQFKKGSIQVLVATDVAGRGIHVNGVTHVFNYNLPENAEDYVHRIGRTGRAGTSGVSVSFAGEEDSFALPAIETYISQKLKTTVPDESLMEPMGNPPIARKRGRRGHGGRGGPRPRRN, from the coding sequence ATGACATCTGACCCAAAGCACACCGGCGACCTGCGTTTCCGTGACCTGAATCTGGACAAGCGCCTTCTGGACGCCATTACCTCGATTGGTTTCGAGTACTGCACACCCATCCAGGCGGAAACCCTGCCCTGGACCCTGGCCTGCGAAGATTTGATTGGCCAGGCCCAGACCGGCACCGGAAAAACGGCGGCCTTTCTGATTACCGCGGTTCAGGCGCTTCTGGAAATCCCGATTCCGGAAAAGGAGCGGTTCGCATCCGAGCCTCGGGTTTTGGCGTTGGCGCCCACGCGGGAGCTGGCTATGCAGATTGCCAAGGATGCCGAGCAGCTGTGCCAGTACACCGGCCACAACGTGGTAACCGTGGTAGGGGGCATGGACTACGACAAGCAGCGGGATCAGTTGCAGAATCAGGTCGTTGATATTCTGGTCGCTACACCGGGGCGCCTGATTGATTTCCTCGGGTCGCAGGATGTATTCCTGGATCAGCTGGATATTCTGATTTTGGACGAAGCGGATCGCATGCTGGATATGGGGTTCATTCCTGATGTAAAGCGCATCATCCGCAAGTGTCCGCTTAAGGAGGATCGCCAGACCTTGCTGTTCAGCGCAACCTTCAACCAGGACGTCTTGAACCTTGCCTCCATGTGGACCAAGAACGCCGAATTTGTGGAGATCGAGCCGGAACAGAAAACCGCTGAGCGTGTGGAACAGACAGTGTTCCTGGTTGGTGACGATGACAAGGTTCAGGTGCTGGTGAATTACCTCAAGCGTCCGGAAGTGGATAAGGCCATTGTGTTCGCCAACCGGCGGGATCAGTGTCGGGACCTGGAAGAAGATCTCCGCAATCAGGGCGTCAAGGTGGCGCTGATGTCCGGTGAAATTGCCCAGAACAAGCGCCTGAAAACCCTGGATCAGTTCAAGAAGGGCTCCATTCAGGTTCTGGTCGCCACTGACGTGGCGGGCCGTGGCATCCACGTTAACGGCGTGACCCACGTCTTTAACTACAACTTGCCGGAGAACGCCGAGGATTACGTACACCGGATCGGTCGGACAGGGCGTGCCGGAACCAGCGGTGTTTCCGTCAGCTTCGCCGGTGAGGAAGACTCCTTCGCTTTGCCGGCTATTGAAACCTACATCAGCCAGAAGCTGAAAACGACCGTGCCGGATGAATCGCTGATGGAGCCGATGGGGAATCCGCCTATCGCCCGCAAGCGCGGTCGTCGTGGCCATGGTGGGCGTGGCGGCCCACGCCCCAGAAGGAATTGA
- a CDS encoding pyridoxal phosphate-dependent aminotransferase → MQNYHKSAKLDNVCYEIRGVVLREARRLEEEGHRVLKLNIGNPAAFELDVPEEIQQDVIYNMHQAQGYVESKGLFSARKAVMHYCQQRGIDKVDIDDIFLGNGVSELIVMSMQALLNTGDEVLIPAPDYPLWTAAVTLSSGKPVHYRCDEQQDWFPDLDDIRKKITPRTRAIVLINPNNPTGAVYSRELLEQVIELARQHNLIILSDEIYDKILYDGTQHISTAALADDVLFLTYNGLSKNYRAAGYRSGWMIVSGAKHRARDFIEGIEMLSNMRLCANVPAQLAIQTALGGYQSINDLVAPEGRLYQQRETAWRMLNDIPGVSCVKPQGALYLFPKLDPKHFPIANDEKLVLDLLLQEKILLVQGSAFNIDDKQHLRVVFLPREDALEDAMFRLGRFLGNYQQ, encoded by the coding sequence ATGCAGAACTACCACAAGTCCGCCAAGCTGGATAACGTATGTTACGAAATACGCGGAGTGGTTCTGCGTGAGGCGCGCCGGCTCGAAGAAGAAGGCCACCGCGTGCTCAAACTCAACATTGGTAATCCAGCGGCGTTTGAGCTGGATGTGCCGGAAGAAATCCAGCAGGACGTGATTTACAACATGCACCAGGCCCAGGGCTACGTAGAGTCCAAGGGGCTGTTTTCCGCCCGTAAAGCGGTCATGCATTACTGCCAGCAGCGAGGCATCGACAAGGTCGACATCGATGACATTTTCCTGGGCAACGGTGTCAGTGAGCTGATTGTCATGTCGATGCAGGCCCTGCTGAACACCGGCGACGAGGTTCTGATCCCGGCCCCGGACTACCCCCTGTGGACCGCAGCCGTCACCCTCTCCAGCGGTAAACCAGTGCATTACCGCTGTGACGAACAGCAGGACTGGTTCCCCGACCTGGACGACATTCGCAAGAAGATCACGCCCCGAACCCGGGCCATCGTACTGATCAACCCCAACAACCCGACCGGTGCTGTCTATTCGCGGGAGCTGCTGGAACAGGTGATTGAGCTGGCCCGCCAGCACAACCTGATTATTCTCTCCGACGAGATCTACGACAAAATTCTCTACGATGGTACCCAGCACATCTCCACGGCCGCCCTGGCCGACGATGTGCTGTTCCTCACCTACAACGGGCTGTCCAAAAACTATCGTGCTGCCGGTTACCGCTCGGGCTGGATGATTGTCAGCGGAGCCAAGCACCGGGCCCGGGATTTTATCGAGGGCATCGAGATGCTTTCCAACATGCGCCTCTGCGCCAACGTACCGGCGCAGCTTGCCATCCAGACGGCGTTGGGCGGCTATCAGTCCATCAATGATCTGGTCGCTCCCGAAGGCCGGTTGTACCAGCAGCGCGAGACGGCCTGGCGCATGCTCAACGACATCCCCGGAGTCAGTTGCGTGAAACCGCAGGGCGCGCTTTACCTGTTCCCCAAACTGGATCCGAAGCATTTCCCGATCGCCAACGACGAGAAGCTGGTGCTGGACCTGTTGCTGCAGGAAAAAATACTGCTGGTGCAAGGCTCCGCCTTCAACATTGACGACAAGCAGCACCTGCGGGTCGTTTTCCTGCCCCGCGAAGATGCCCTTGAGGACGCAATGTTCCGGCTCGGTCGATTCCTCGGCAACTATCAGCAATAA
- the htpX gene encoding protease HtpX, protein MRILLFLATNLAVILVASFTLRLLGVDSYLSEYGIQYGPLLAFAAVFGFAGAIISLLISKPMAKWSTRAKVIESPRTPAERWLVETVAELAKNAGIGMPEVAVFPASQSNAFATGWNKNDALVAVSEGLLTRFDKDEIRAVLGHEIGHVANGDMVTLALIQGVVNTFVIFAARVIGSFVDRAVFKNESGHGVGFFVVSIVAEIVLGILASTIVFWFSRRREFRADIAGAQLAGRSAMIKALARLKQESEVPDQMPDTLQAFGINRGARGGLSALFMTHPPLEDRIQALQQAKL, encoded by the coding sequence ATGCGAATTCTGTTGTTCCTGGCCACTAACCTGGCGGTTATTCTCGTCGCAAGCTTTACGTTGCGACTTCTCGGTGTGGATAGTTACCTGTCCGAGTACGGCATACAGTATGGCCCGCTGCTGGCATTTGCGGCAGTGTTCGGTTTTGCTGGCGCCATCATTTCCCTGCTGATTTCAAAACCGATGGCGAAGTGGAGCACGCGCGCCAAGGTGATTGAATCACCCCGCACCCCGGCTGAGCGCTGGTTAGTGGAGACGGTTGCTGAACTCGCGAAGAATGCCGGTATCGGGATGCCGGAGGTCGCGGTTTTCCCCGCCAGCCAATCCAACGCTTTTGCCACCGGCTGGAACAAGAACGATGCACTGGTTGCCGTCAGTGAGGGGCTCCTCACCCGCTTCGACAAAGACGAAATCAGGGCCGTTCTGGGCCACGAAATTGGGCATGTGGCCAATGGAGACATGGTGACACTGGCGTTGATTCAGGGCGTGGTGAACACCTTCGTTATCTTCGCTGCACGGGTCATTGGCTCTTTCGTTGATCGCGCCGTGTTCAAAAACGAAAGTGGCCACGGCGTGGGCTTTTTCGTCGTCAGCATCGTCGCCGAAATCGTACTGGGGATTCTCGCCAGCACCATCGTGTTCTGGTTCTCTCGGCGGCGAGAGTTCCGGGCCGATATCGCCGGCGCCCAGCTGGCAGGCCGGTCGGCAATGATCAAGGCGCTGGCGCGGCTCAAACAGGAAAGCGAGGTTCCGGACCAAATGCCGGATACTCTTCAGGCCTTCGGCATCAATCGGGGTGCCAGGGGTGGTCTCAGCGCCCTGTTCATGACTCATCCACCGCTGGAGGATCGCATTCAGGCGCTTCAGCAGGCCAAGCTCTAA
- a CDS encoding glutathione peroxidase, with product MADYRGKVLLIVNTASKCGFTPQFEGLQALYSDLQERGLEVLGFPCNQFMNQDPGNNESISEFCSLNFGVNFPMFSKIEVNGDGAHPLYQFLKKEAKGLMGTEKVKWNFTKFLVGRDGEVIRRYPPTTKPEDIREDIEKLL from the coding sequence ATGGCGGATTATCGCGGAAAGGTGCTGCTCATCGTCAACACCGCCAGCAAGTGTGGCTTCACACCCCAGTTTGAGGGGCTCCAGGCTCTGTATTCGGATTTGCAGGAGAGGGGCCTTGAGGTTCTGGGTTTTCCCTGCAACCAGTTCATGAACCAAGACCCGGGTAACAACGAATCCATCAGCGAGTTTTGCAGCCTGAATTTTGGCGTGAACTTCCCGATGTTCAGCAAGATTGAGGTGAACGGTGATGGCGCCCACCCTCTGTATCAGTTCCTTAAAAAGGAAGCCAAGGGCCTGATGGGAACAGAGAAAGTAAAATGGAATTTCACCAAGTTCCTGGTTGGCCGTGACGGTGAGGTCATTCGTCGCTATCCGCCCACTACCAAGCCTGAAGACATTCGAGAAGATATCGAGAAGTTACTGTAA
- the dsbD gene encoding protein-disulfide reductase DsbD — translation MTAVPQALRHSSLTPLVTLLAGLLMLMGVSTPASALGSSVSSLFGSDDTGFLPVDEALPFSFRTEEQAVVLFWDVTPGHYLYRGRISIDSTDDSVKMGTPSFSQDGERIEDEFFGEVEVFYDPVEARIPVTLPAGVREAQLQVTYQGCASAGLCYPPQTREVFFYPGKGVTTATSQAPDTQLGNSGGDGTVRDAATLPDTESATGLAGFLESQSIAVIAALFFLLGLGLTFTPCVLPMVPIISSLVSHRNTQTTGHALVLSCSYVLGMALTYAAAGVLTGLAGASFNLQAQLQSPWVLSIFASLFVLFALSMFDVFELQLPRFIREPLNQASHRITGTRVFSLFGIGAISALIVSPCVSAPLAGSLLYISTTQDAVIGGVALLSLGLGMGVPLILVAVGGRKFLPSTGQWMTAVKHLYGVMLMAVAIWLIERLVPAWLALTLWALLVAITGVQLGAFDAAKAGWERTRKGLGLLLFAYGLALLAGAMGGASDPLKPLTPFTAATQAAIGSKVAEHAGFNRVESPAEMQAILNQARNQNRPVILDFYADWCISCKVMERNVFSDPQVARAMSDFTLLQIDMTDNTTAQQALLDELGLFGPPAILFFNPDGQEMTDRRVLGEMDRDQFLRHLQQLGS, via the coding sequence ATGACAGCCGTACCCCAGGCACTACGACACTCTTCGTTGACCCCACTTGTGACGCTGCTGGCCGGCCTTCTGATGTTGATGGGGGTATCCACTCCCGCATCGGCCCTCGGCTCAAGCGTCAGCAGTCTATTTGGTTCCGATGACACCGGTTTTCTGCCGGTCGATGAGGCCCTGCCCTTCAGCTTCCGCACAGAAGAACAGGCCGTCGTGCTGTTCTGGGATGTCACGCCGGGGCATTACCTGTATCGCGGCCGGATAAGCATCGACTCGACGGACGACAGCGTAAAGATGGGCACGCCATCCTTTTCACAGGACGGCGAGCGCATCGAAGACGAGTTTTTTGGCGAGGTGGAGGTTTTCTACGATCCCGTGGAAGCCCGCATCCCCGTGACCTTGCCAGCCGGCGTTAGAGAGGCCCAGCTGCAAGTGACCTACCAAGGCTGTGCCAGCGCCGGACTTTGCTACCCGCCGCAAACCCGCGAGGTGTTTTTCTACCCGGGTAAGGGCGTAACGACTGCAACCAGCCAGGCGCCGGACACGCAACTGGGCAACTCCGGTGGCGACGGAACAGTCCGCGACGCAGCGACATTACCTGACACCGAGTCTGCCACCGGGCTTGCCGGCTTTCTCGAAAGCCAGTCGATCGCCGTGATAGCGGCGCTGTTCTTTCTGCTGGGGCTCGGGCTTACGTTCACTCCGTGCGTGCTCCCCATGGTGCCCATCATTTCTTCTCTGGTGTCGCACCGAAACACCCAGACCACCGGCCATGCGCTCGTGCTTTCCTGCAGCTACGTCCTGGGCATGGCGCTGACGTATGCCGCAGCCGGTGTACTCACCGGGCTCGCGGGCGCCAGCTTCAACCTGCAGGCACAATTGCAATCGCCCTGGGTGCTGAGCATTTTTGCCAGCCTGTTCGTGCTCTTCGCGCTCTCTATGTTTGACGTGTTCGAACTTCAGTTACCCCGTTTTATCCGGGAGCCTCTCAATCAGGCCAGCCACCGCATCACCGGCACCCGGGTGTTCAGCCTGTTCGGCATCGGCGCCATTTCAGCCCTTATTGTGTCACCCTGCGTGTCCGCCCCTCTGGCCGGCAGCCTGCTGTACATTTCAACCACACAGGATGCGGTCATCGGCGGTGTCGCCTTGCTTTCTCTGGGGCTCGGGATGGGTGTACCGCTGATTCTTGTGGCCGTTGGCGGCCGGAAATTCCTACCTTCCACCGGTCAGTGGATGACGGCAGTCAAACACCTTTATGGGGTGATGCTGATGGCCGTTGCCATCTGGCTGATAGAGCGCCTCGTTCCCGCATGGCTGGCACTGACACTCTGGGCTTTGCTGGTGGCCATCACCGGTGTGCAGCTGGGAGCCTTTGATGCCGCGAAAGCGGGCTGGGAGCGAACGCGAAAAGGTCTGGGGCTGCTGCTCTTTGCCTACGGCCTGGCACTACTGGCCGGTGCTATGGGCGGTGCGAGTGACCCTCTCAAACCACTTACCCCTTTCACCGCCGCAACCCAGGCAGCGATCGGTAGTAAGGTAGCCGAGCATGCAGGATTCAACCGGGTTGAGTCGCCGGCTGAAATGCAAGCCATACTGAACCAGGCCAGAAACCAGAACCGGCCCGTCATTCTCGATTTCTATGCCGACTGGTGCATCAGTTGCAAGGTAATGGAGCGCAACGTGTTCAGCGATCCCCAGGTGGCCCGGGCGATGTCCGATTTCACGCTGCTTCAGATCGATATGACCGACAACACCACCGCCCAGCAGGCGCTGCTAGACGAACTCGGCCTGTTCGGCCCGCCTGCGATTCTGTTCTTCAACCCTGACGGGCAGGAAATGACGGATCGCAGAGTGCTTGGCGAAATGGATCGTGACCAGTTCCTCAGGCATCTGCAACAACTGGGCAGCTGA
- the pdxB gene encoding 4-phosphoerythronate dehydrogenase PdxB, protein MLIVADENIPLVDSFFGDFGEIRRVSGRGLSAAEVRDADVLLVRSVTRVGRELLEGSRVRFVGTATIGTDHIDVDWLEQAGIRFASAPGCNANSVAEYVLSVLSAYAEKRGLEDWTELTVGIVGVGNVGGELAHKLERLGFEVRLCDPPRADLEGEDGPEFVSLEQALACDVVTLHTPLTRDQQHATYHMVGAEQLAGLTSDQLLVNAGRGEVIDTEALRARLDEPNPPLVALDVWEREPRIDPSLVDRIWIATPHIAGYSLEGKVQGTEMIYQALSKYLGLPVRKKSGQFLPEPALSKVAFTSAAEEADAIRVALRLCYDPRPDDGRLRTIMTGSAEERAAGFDRLRRNYPVRRECSSVTVQLKGSSKSLQDSFRAVGFKLKI, encoded by the coding sequence ATGTTAATCGTGGCAGATGAAAATATCCCCTTAGTGGATTCGTTCTTCGGAGATTTCGGTGAAATACGGCGAGTGTCCGGGCGAGGTTTGAGCGCCGCCGAGGTTCGGGATGCGGATGTGTTACTGGTTCGCTCTGTGACCCGGGTAGGGCGGGAGTTGCTGGAAGGTAGCCGGGTCAGGTTCGTTGGCACGGCGACCATCGGCACCGATCACATTGATGTCGACTGGTTGGAACAGGCGGGCATCCGCTTCGCCTCTGCCCCTGGTTGCAACGCCAACAGTGTTGCCGAGTACGTTCTGTCGGTGCTGTCGGCTTACGCGGAAAAGCGAGGGCTTGAGGACTGGACCGAACTGACCGTCGGCATTGTCGGCGTTGGCAATGTGGGTGGTGAACTGGCTCACAAGCTCGAGCGGCTGGGGTTCGAGGTCCGGTTGTGCGATCCGCCCCGCGCTGACCTTGAGGGCGAAGACGGACCCGAATTTGTGTCGCTGGAGCAGGCACTGGCATGTGATGTGGTCACACTGCACACGCCCCTGACTCGTGATCAGCAACATGCCACCTACCATATGGTTGGGGCTGAACAGTTGGCCGGTCTCACTAGCGATCAGTTGCTGGTCAACGCCGGTCGTGGCGAAGTCATTGACACTGAAGCGCTACGGGCACGGCTGGACGAGCCAAATCCACCTCTGGTGGCGCTGGATGTCTGGGAGCGGGAGCCTCGCATTGACCCAAGTTTGGTGGATCGGATCTGGATCGCTACGCCGCACATTGCCGGCTACAGCCTCGAGGGTAAGGTTCAGGGCACCGAGATGATCTACCAGGCTTTGAGCAAATATCTGGGCCTGCCGGTACGCAAGAAATCGGGCCAGTTTCTGCCGGAGCCAGCTTTGAGCAAAGTTGCTTTCACCAGCGCAGCTGAAGAGGCCGACGCCATTCGTGTCGCGTTGCGACTCTGCTACGACCCCCGTCCGGACGATGGCCGATTGCGAACCATCATGACGGGTAGCGCTGAGGAACGGGCGGCGGGGTTTGACCGCTTGCGGAGAAATTATCCGGTGCGTCGGGAGTGCTCGAGCGTGACCGTTCAGCTCAAGGGTAGCAGCAAATCCCTGCAGGACAGCTTTCGGGCCGTGGGGTTCAAGCTTAAGATCTGA
- a CDS encoding antibiotic biosynthesis monooxygenase family protein, translating into MIRVLIERHIAETLESAYEERARKVLQQAVSAPGFISGETLADSHDPNHRITLANWRSEADWDRWYHSDERRELMAELVPMMDREETITVLEQSAI; encoded by the coding sequence ATGATCCGGGTACTGATTGAACGTCACATTGCCGAAACCCTTGAATCTGCCTACGAAGAGCGCGCCCGAAAGGTCCTCCAGCAGGCGGTCAGCGCCCCCGGATTTATCTCTGGCGAAACTCTGGCAGACAGCCACGACCCCAATCATCGCATCACCCTGGCGAACTGGCGCTCCGAAGCAGACTGGGATCGCTGGTACCACTCCGATGAACGACGCGAGCTGATGGCTGAACTGGTGCCGATGATGGATCGGGAAGAAACGATTACCGTGTTGGAGCAGAGCGCTATATAA
- the rlmM gene encoding 23S rRNA (cytidine(2498)-2'-O)-methyltransferase RlmM has protein sequence MEQILAFCRPGFEAEAGRELMDQSAEHGMFGFFEPETGEGLVWFTLVDQFSADTFMSRLDLQSLVFVRDWMIVLDRIELPQQDRVGAVLEAVRGLGRGYPGCARLEVRLPENNDDRDLGNFARKWVAPLSKAMRGAGLLLADRSASAPARFEVLLRSFSEVVIGISLKDNRARYVGGIPRLRLPASAPSRSALKLEEAWKVFLPPEQELDYLGGAKKAADLGAAPGGWTWQLVRQGMMVAAVDNGPMNEELMASGHVEHVRADGYGWRPKRPVDWMVCDIVDKPRKTARMVVDWLVAGHCRYTVFNLKLPMKKRYEEWLICRDMILQGLAEANLGFHFRARHLYHDREEITCFIERTG, from the coding sequence ATGGAACAGATTCTTGCATTTTGCCGACCGGGATTTGAGGCTGAGGCCGGTCGCGAACTGATGGACCAGTCCGCTGAACACGGGATGTTTGGCTTTTTTGAGCCGGAAACAGGCGAAGGCTTAGTCTGGTTTACCCTGGTGGACCAGTTTTCGGCGGACACGTTCATGTCCCGACTGGACTTGCAGTCACTGGTGTTTGTCCGGGACTGGATGATTGTGCTGGACCGGATCGAACTGCCTCAGCAGGACCGGGTGGGTGCTGTTCTCGAGGCTGTTCGAGGGTTGGGCCGTGGCTATCCGGGGTGCGCCCGGTTAGAAGTTCGCCTGCCTGAAAACAACGATGATCGTGATCTGGGGAATTTCGCCCGCAAGTGGGTCGCGCCCTTGTCGAAGGCAATGCGCGGTGCCGGCCTGTTGCTCGCCGACCGGAGCGCCTCCGCACCCGCACGCTTCGAGGTGTTGTTGCGCAGTTTTTCGGAGGTGGTGATTGGCATCAGCCTGAAGGATAACCGCGCCCGGTATGTCGGCGGCATTCCTCGGCTGCGTCTTCCTGCGTCAGCGCCGAGTCGTTCTGCGCTCAAGCTGGAAGAAGCGTGGAAGGTGTTCTTGCCTCCGGAGCAGGAGCTGGACTACCTGGGTGGTGCCAAGAAAGCGGCTGATCTGGGAGCGGCCCCCGGGGGCTGGACCTGGCAGCTGGTGCGTCAGGGCATGATGGTGGCAGCGGTGGATAACGGGCCCATGAACGAGGAGCTTATGGCCTCGGGCCACGTCGAACACGTGAGGGCGGATGGTTACGGCTGGCGGCCCAAGCGCCCGGTCGACTGGATGGTGTGTGACATTGTCGATAAGCCCCGAAAAACGGCGCGCATGGTGGTCGACTGGCTGGTCGCTGGGCACTGCCGTTACACGGTGTTCAACCTGAAATTACCGATGAAGAAGCGTTACGAGGAATGGCTGATTTGTCGTGATATGATTTTGCAGGGCTTGGCGGAGGCGAACCTGGGATTCCATTTCAGGGCCCGGCACCTGTACCACGACCGGGAAGAAATCACCTGTTTCATTGAGCGCACGGGCTGA